One Spea bombifrons isolate aSpeBom1 chromosome 1, aSpeBom1.2.pri, whole genome shotgun sequence DNA window includes the following coding sequences:
- the LOC128499678 gene encoding acyl-CoA dehydrogenase family member 11-like has translation MGSKSAMSPAADHVSGPQQQAILEEIKIPFSHAHIGNFFQEQPKLGNQFLEDTLLQNYLKRHLPPAILEEVSQDFERFGQRLVDEIDSLGRECELNPPQLQQYDAWGQRVDRIVTCPAWKRMKELSAEEGLVAEAYERRYSSWSRLIQLAKIYLYTPSSGCFTAPLAMTDGAAKVIESLGRSATLESAFKHLTSRNPNHFWTSGQWMTERRGGSDVAGGTETVARCQENGTYRLHGYKWFTSATDSDMSLTLGRVINSQGQTVQGTRGLSLFYLEVRGADGKLNGIEVQRLKDKLGTRPMATAELLLDGVKALLISPEGRGVASISSMLTITRIHNTISAAAVMRRVINLAREYAAKRFVFGKLIKDHPLHIQTMTRMEVEARGAFLLVMEVARLLGLEETNMATEQDLYLLRLLTPIAKLYTGKQSLAVISEGLECFGGQGYMEDTGLPAMLRDAQVLTIWEGTTNILSLDVLRSIMKSKGHILSAYLSATQDKLEAASNVPGLSKPAHVSMKALQQLKIFTQQAGERGGGFMELAARDFAYSLAKIYIGSLLLEHAAWAGASETDKYCAERWSEQDLCPVFKAEASGTYSTEAQSLAKQLVYEKKRPLLRGKL, from the exons ATGGGTAGCAAGAGTGCCATGTCTCCGGCCGCTGACCATGTTTCTGGACCTCAGCAGCAGGCAATCCTGGAAGAAATAAAGATTCCTTTCTCCCATGCACATATTGGAAATTTTTTCCAAGAACAACCCAAGCTGGGAAACCAATTCTTGGAGGATACACTACTCCAAAACTATCTGAAGCGACATCTTCCTCCAGCG ATACTGGAAGAGGTCAGCCAAGACTTTGAACGTTTTGGACAGCGTCTCGTGGACGAGATTGACTCACTTGGACGTGAGTGCGAGTTGAATCCACCACAGCTGCAACAGTATGATGCCTGGGGTCAAAGAGTGGATAGGATTGTTACTTGTCCGGCCTGGAAGAGGATGAAAGAGCTGTCTGCAGAGGAAGGCCTTGTGGCGGAAGCATACGAGAGGAGGTATTCTAGCTGGAG CCGTTTGATTCAGCTTGCCAAGATATATCTGTACACGCCATCTTCTGGATGCTTCACCGCTCCGCTAGCCATGACTGATGGTGCAGCCAAGGTCATAGAG TCTCTGGGTAGATCAGCCACTCTAGAAAGTGCTTTTAAACATTTGACCTCACGAAACCCTAATCATTTCTGGACCTCCGGACAATGGATGACAGAGCGCAGAGGAGGATCAGATGTTG CGGGTGGAACAGAGACAGTGGCACGTTGTCAGGAAAATGGGACTTATCGGCTTCATGGGTACAAATGGTTCACATCAGCTACAGACTCAGACATGAGCTTGACCTTAGGCAGGGTGATCAATAGCCAAGGTCAAACAGTGCAG GGAACTAGAGGGCTGTCGCTTTTTTACCTGGAAGTTCGAGGTGCAGATGGGAAGCTGAATGGAATCGAGGTTCAGAGGCTTAAAGATAAACTGGGTACTCGACCGATGGCAACAGCTGAGCTTCTACTTGATGGGGTGAAGGCTTTACTG ATTTCTCCCGAGGGCCGCGGAGTTGCTTCTATCTCCAGCATGCTGACTATTACTCGCATACACAACACTATTTCTGCAGCAGCTGTCATGAGGAG GGTGATCAATTTAGCAAGGGAGTATGCGGCCAAACGATTTGTGTTTGGAAAACTAATAAAGGACCACCCGCTACACATACAGACTATGACACGCATGGAG GTGGAGGCGCGTGGAGCTTTTCTGCTCGTGATGGAAGTTGCTCGTCTGTTGGGTCTGGAAGAAACAAACATGGCAACAGAACAGGATCTTTACCTCCTCCGTTTACTTACACCCATTGCCAAACTGTACACAGGAAAACAG TCTCTTGCAGTTATATCAGAGGGGCTGGAATGTTTCGGTGGACAGGGCTACATGGAAGACACGGGCCTGCCTGCGATGCTCAGAGATGCTCAG GTGCTGACAATATGGGAAGGGACAACCAACATCCTGTCTTTAGATGTCTTGCGTTCAATCATGAAGAGCAAAGGACATATCTTGAGTGCCTACCTCTCTGCCACTCAG GATAAGTTGGAAGCTGCATCTAACGTACCTGGGCTTTCCAAACCTGCGCATGTCTCAATGAAGGCACTACAGCAGCTCAAAATCTTTACACAACAAGCAGGAGAGAGAGGAGGTGGCTTCATGGAACTTGCAGCCAGAGACTTTGCTTACAGTCTTGCTAAGATTTACATTG GTTCACTCTTACTTGAACATGCTGCATGGGCCGGAGCATCAGAAACAGACAAGTACTGTGCTGAAAG ATGGAGTGAGCAGGACCTGTGCCCTGTATTTAAAGCTGAAGCCTCAGGGACCTACAGCACAGAAGCACAGTCCCTGGCTAAGCAGCTGGTGTATGAAAAAAAGCGCCCTCTTTTAAGAGGAAAACTCTAG